From Deltaproteobacteria bacterium, the proteins below share one genomic window:
- a CDS encoding type II toxin-antitoxin system VapC family toxin, whose translation MNFLLDTCTFLWLLLDDPALPGTVKEKLRNPENEVYLSAVSAWEVILKQKTGRFHLSPHPAEYMRKERERHRILPLPLEESCLTHLERLPAVHRDPFDRILICQAMEHGLTILTPDPAITRYPIKTMWE comes from the coding sequence ATGAATTTTCTCCTCGATACCTGCACCTTTCTCTGGCTCCTGCTCGACGATCCGGCCCTCCCCGGAACGGTCAAAGAAAAATTGCGCAATCCGGAAAATGAGGTTTACTTGAGTGCGGTATCGGCCTGGGAAGTCATTCTCAAACAAAAAACGGGCCGTTTTCATTTGTCGCCCCATCCCGCAGAATATATGCGGAAAGAGAGGGAAAGACACCGCATTCTTCCCTTGCCTCTCGAAGAATCGTGCCTGACTCATCTCGAACGCCTCCCTGCTGTCCACCGAGATCCCTTCGACCGCATCTTGATTTGCCAGGCAATGGAACATGGGCTGACCATTCTGACGCCCGATCCGGCAATTACGCGGTATCCGATTAAAACCATGTGGGAATGA